A region from the Thermoplasmatales archaeon genome encodes:
- a CDS encoding putative transporter, giving the protein MSHFNEGQRRIVGIGATIISMRTLGIFFSLPVFTIYGYAFSSSPLLVGVALGSYGISMAIFQYPLGRLSDKYGRKYITLLGMIPFIAGNLICWNPINIYGLIAGRLIAGSGAVSSTVSAMVQENIEPNQRNFAMAMIGIPVGLSFLFGTLLGPVIGASVGIRWIFFISAAAGVASIVPIFFINPSPVEFAKRIREKMKPEHLLISISGLFISTYMAYFYFHLPLISEKFFSISDFYKFLLPALFIAGFVAVISSMYADRGKFKVVSISALIMLLASTPFTLFLSASSLYFLFAGSTLFFVGYALYDIAFPPLVSRLSSTGYYGSALGVFNSFQYGGQFLGGIYAGIFLSLYAGRVAGYVNAAFIVGMLLVSLVFLMLVLGRVGK; this is encoded by the coding sequence ATGAGTCACTTTAATGAAGGCCAAAGGAGGATAGTAGGCATAGGAGCTACCATTATATCAATGCGGACACTTGGAATTTTTTTCTCCCTGCCTGTTTTTACAATCTATGGATATGCATTCTCCTCTTCACCTCTGCTGGTTGGGGTGGCCCTCGGTTCTTACGGTATTTCCATGGCAATCTTCCAGTATCCCTTGGGAAGGCTTTCTGATAAGTATGGACGGAAGTATATTACACTTCTTGGGATGATACCATTTATTGCCGGAAACCTGATTTGCTGGAATCCCATCAATATTTACGGGTTAATAGCGGGAAGGCTCATTGCTGGAAGCGGAGCAGTGTCTTCAACGGTTAGTGCCATGGTGCAGGAAAATATTGAGCCTAATCAGAGAAATTTCGCTATGGCCATGATAGGCATACCAGTTGGGTTGTCATTCCTGTTCGGAACTCTTCTTGGTCCTGTAATCGGTGCCTCTGTCGGCATTCGCTGGATATTTTTTATTTCGGCCGCTGCCGGAGTGGCTTCCATAGTTCCGATATTCTTCATAAACCCTTCTCCAGTAGAATTCGCCAAAAGAATCCGGGAAAAAATGAAGCCTGAGCACCTGTTGATATCGATATCCGGGCTGTTTATTTCGACGTATATGGCATATTTCTATTTTCACCTTCCACTTATCTCGGAGAAGTTCTTCTCCATCTCTGATTTTTATAAGTTCCTCCTCCCTGCCCTGTTTATCGCCGGCTTTGTAGCAGTTATTTCATCAATGTATGCTGACAGGGGAAAATTCAAGGTGGTTTCAATAAGCGCCTTGATAATGTTATTGGCTAGTACTCCATTCACATTGTTTTTGTCAGCATCCAGCCTATACTTCCTTTTCGCAGGGAGCACACTGTTCTTCGTCGGATATGCACTGTATGACATAGCGTTCCCACCCCTGGTCTCGCGTCTGTCATCTACAGGGTATTATGGATCAGCACTGGGAGTATTCAATTCTTTTCAGTATGGAGGGCAGTTTTTAGGAGGCATATACGCCGGCATATTCCTTTCCCTGTATGCTGGCAGGGTAGCAGGCTATGTTAACGCAGCATTCATCGTTGGTATGCTTTTAGTCTCTCTGGTTTTTCTCATGTTAGTACTTGGAAGAGTAGGAAAATAA
- a CDS encoding Signal transduction protein containing GAF and PtsI domains, with the protein MKRQTEASFSEGVKIGIQSSGSSYLQKLCRDLMNLNSRYNWVGIYVLKGDKLVLNSYAGERTEHEQISLGDGLCSQAIVQNAIVNESDVKSNSKYLACFINTRSELVVPVRFDGKPVGEIDIDSDTKRAFDREDELFISEIAELISETVGSLAK; encoded by the coding sequence GTGAAGCGGCAAACCGAAGCATCTTTCTCGGAGGGCGTGAAAATTGGAATACAGTCCTCTGGTTCCAGCTACCTTCAGAAACTGTGCAGAGACCTCATGAACTTAAATAGCCGGTACAACTGGGTTGGGATTTATGTCCTGAAAGGCGATAAATTAGTTCTGAACAGCTATGCAGGGGAACGTACAGAACACGAACAGATAAGTCTCGGGGATGGTTTGTGCAGCCAGGCTATTGTACAGAACGCAATTGTAAATGAGTCAGATGTGAAATCCAATTCCAAGTACCTGGCATGCTTTATCAATACGCGTTCAGAACTTGTCGTCCCGGTGAGGTTTGACGGCAAACCAGTCGGTGAGATTGATATAGACTCAGACACCAAAAGAGCTTTTGACAGAGAGGACGAACTGTTTATTTCAGAGATCGCAGAACTTATCTCAGAAACTGTCGGATCACTGGCAAAGTAG
- a CDS encoding cysteinyl-tRNA synthetase, whose protein sequence is MLIKDTMKGKRDFRELHLGRVNMFVCGPTVYDIPHVGNSRVYVFFDMVSKYLRSRGYSVFYLQNITDIDDKIINRAREEGSDYRTVADRYYTIYMGIMRKLGIDSVNLYARATLYMDEIISQITRLEEKGYVYRTDDGLYYRIRKFKDYGKLSGQDMDHIEAGARIEVNESKEDPGDFAVWKFRKPGEPYWESPWGDGRPGWHIEDTAITESYFGQSYDIHGGGSDLIFPHHEAEIAQMRAISNLPYLAEYWMHVGMLNINGNKMSKSLKNFVTIEEVMNNYSKEEIRFFFLNSGYRSTMIFSEQAMKESSESLKRLQSAYDKLRTKATGMSALETNLTNIKEELEKFLDNDFDTRGFFAHFMDITTNINRKIDEMDQGTATAYLDLFNWMNSFMGIIREAHQHEVSDKLIEDIVSLRNRLRTEKMFQAADSLREILKENGIMIEDRESGTEWRKL, encoded by the coding sequence ATGCTCATAAAGGATACCATGAAGGGAAAAAGGGACTTTCGCGAACTTCACCTGGGGAGGGTTAACATGTTTGTTTGCGGACCGACAGTCTATGATATCCCACATGTAGGAAATTCAAGAGTTTATGTGTTCTTTGACATGGTATCCAAGTATCTGCGGAGTAGAGGATATTCTGTCTTTTATCTTCAGAATATTACAGATATCGATGACAAGATCATAAACAGGGCCAGGGAAGAGGGAAGTGACTACCGAACTGTTGCCGACAGGTATTATACCATATACATGGGTATAATGAGAAAACTCGGCATAGACAGTGTAAATCTCTATGCCAGGGCTACGCTGTACATGGATGAGATAATCAGCCAGATCACGAGGCTTGAGGAGAAAGGTTACGTTTATCGTACCGACGATGGGCTATATTACAGGATCCGTAAATTCAAAGATTATGGAAAACTGTCCGGGCAGGACATGGATCACATAGAGGCCGGAGCAAGGATCGAGGTGAATGAGAGCAAGGAAGATCCGGGTGATTTTGCAGTGTGGAAGTTCAGGAAACCTGGGGAACCATATTGGGAGTCTCCATGGGGAGATGGAAGGCCCGGATGGCACATAGAAGATACAGCCATCACGGAATCCTACTTCGGTCAATCATACGATATTCACGGTGGTGGTTCCGACCTTATATTCCCCCATCACGAGGCTGAAATTGCACAGATGCGTGCCATAAGCAACTTACCATACCTGGCAGAGTACTGGATGCATGTTGGTATGCTGAACATAAACGGCAATAAAATGTCAAAATCTCTCAAAAATTTTGTTACCATTGAGGAGGTTATGAATAATTACAGCAAGGAAGAGATCAGGTTCTTCTTCCTCAACTCTGGTTACAGAAGCACAATGATATTCTCAGAACAGGCAATGAAGGAGAGCTCAGAATCGCTCAAGAGATTGCAGTCTGCGTACGATAAATTGAGAACTAAAGCTACTGGAATGTCGGCACTGGAAACGAACCTGACCAATATTAAGGAGGAACTGGAAAAATTCCTGGATAATGATTTTGACACAAGAGGTTTCTTTGCACATTTCATGGATATAACCACGAACATTAACCGGAAAATAGACGAAATGGATCAGGGGACAGCAACAGCATACCTTGACCTGTTCAACTGGATGAATTCATTCATGGGTATCATCAGGGAGGCACACCAGCACGAAGTATCGGATAAACTGATTGAAGATATTGTATCGCTAAGGAACCGGCTCAG